AAGCAAGCAGACAGAATACTTTTTCAAGTCAAGAGACAAACTGAATCCACTTAGTTTTAGCCAACAGCTggtaaaatttaaaatctaaacCCTTGCCTCCAAACAACCTATGCTGTGGAGCTGAGAATTCAGATACGGGCATAAATTTGACAGTGCTACTGGTCGTTGACTATGCATCCAAGGGCATATTTGGATTAGTTGCTGGAAACGTTACAGTTAAACAGTACTGTGATTTTGCTGTTCAAGCTCAGGTACTAGGAACACTGGCAACGCCCATAAGCCGAAcagactgggggggggggggggtgtgtgttaAAAGTTTCCTATGACTTGCTGAAGTTTTGCATCACAGACTTATAAACTCCTTTCTATTGCACACTGTTGTCATCATCAACAAGTATTGCAACTAGTACTGGCTACTCCCAGTTGTGTGACAAGTCACAGACCACCTGGAAGCAGCTTTCGCATCAATAATGTGCTCTTTATCTGACAGAGGCACTCCTTCTTCAGCTAGCCTGAAGACAAGTGCTTTGTCTTCGAACAACATCTTCTACTGTTACcttcgattttttttttttttaaactcttgttGGCTTGTTTTGAATTAGATGGCATTTACCTTCAAGATTAATTCAGCTTCAGAATAATCTGTTCAGTTAACAAGCTTGGCAGCTTTAGAACAGGGACTATACCTCAGCATAAGGCCATGACCTCTGCTGAGCCTCTGATCACTggtaaaacagaaagcaattatTGCAGTCTGTATGCTAAAACCAACCCAAATACAAATGAAAGTTCCAAAGTCTTTTATTGTAGCCCTTGCATGGCTGAGCTGCCCTCTAGAGGGATGGACTATGCATGATCCCAAAGACAACACAGGATGGAGAGAATCATGAACCCTGGAGAACGTGTTCATTTGACATGATCCTTCACATATTTCCAGCCTTCCACAGTGTATTCACAGGCCCTGGTGGGAGCTACAGACAAGGCAGACATGACTGTCTGCACTCctgcaaggaaagcagagaagaattATCCCAAGAAGAGCATCATTCAAGCCAAATTTCCTAATGTTATTCTAGCATTGTAGATCTCTCtaaacacagagagaaaaatctagCTCTATCTCAGAAGCTTTCAAACACACTGAGGCCTGAATGATCCTTGGTTCAAGTACAGCTTTATTGTCTCAGTATCATTTGTGACACAGAGAAATTCCAACTTCAGGACCAGTATAAGGGATAGACAATTACAAGACTGAAACAAAGAACTGAGCTAagttccattttatttctggcCTTGCCACAGACTCCATGAGTGATGTTGGACATGTCACAATATTTGTGGACTGTGTTTCCCCACAATTACATGAAGACTTTTTGCTGCACCATAAAAAACTATAAATTAACTTACTAGGTATTTATAACATGCTTTGGCCTTCAAACAAGATCTCTAAAAGTCCAATAATAATGGGAATACTCATCCCTTCTGAAAAGTCAGAGGCTCAGTTCAGACGTACTAGCATCTGAAGAGTTTATAAACTCTTCAATCTTTAACCAAAGGTTCACCTTTCTTAAGAATAAgtcatcatttatttttatgctctaGTTTCCCTCATCACTACCAGTGCTGATGAACTCACTGGTGCATAAACTCTATCTATTTATTGTGGGGGCCACAGGCCTCCCCAAACACTTCACTGAAACATTCAATCTTAGATTCTAGGATAGCGTAGGCATGCCTGTCTTGGGGCACAGGTGGGCAGCAAGCTTTGTAGGTAAAAGAAACACCAGCTCCTCTGGTTAGAAAAGGCAGACAGGTTTATGGGCACACATCCTCCTCCTTATTTCACAGTTGGAACAACAAGAAATTAAGTCCAAAGTCATTCAGCGTGCTGGTGGTAACACCTGGAGCAGAATATGCTTCCTTAGTCCCAGTCCCAATGCTCCTTCCACCAGACTGTAACATCtatcacctcctcctccatcGTTCAATTTAGGAGGACAGTATTGAAACAAGACTGGTATAAGCTACACCACTCTTGGCCCCTTGCTCCTTTCACAGTTTGGTGAGAAGTTATTTTACCTTTATTCCAGGAATCAGAGGGGGAAAAGTCAAATTTTGGAGTGGGTGGGAgctagaaagagagagacaaaatatCAGCACTTCAGGGATTTCACTTATAACAGGATTCACATCACCTTGGAGAAGCCTCTTGACCTCAGATCTCAAAGATACTTAGGTGCCTACTCTCCGTAAGTCTCAAAAGGGATCATACATGAGGCTTAAAGTCTGGACTTTGCTCTTTCCCCCAGTATAAAGTAGGGGCAGAAGGTGGTACTTATCATTTGGGTGCTCCTGAAAAATCATCTCCATGGCTGTCTCCTTACTGTTATCTATTAGTTTAGAATAGTCTCTCATAcgaaaaatgcttttcaaacttTCAGCGAAGGCTTCTCCTGAGGATTTTAGAAACTAGGAATTACTCAAAGAGAAGGGCCTCTTCAGGCAATTTAAATTCAATTTGACGAACTGTTAGCAGCTTGAGAAACTGGgaagagaatattttcattccttttttaaaagcatgtagGATCCTTCAAAAGCAGCTTAGGAATACCACTACATAGTGAAGTATCTCCCAGAGCATGCTTGCAATCCCCTCCTAAACCCTGCATAGGCTAGTTACCCCTTCTCCTTTGAAATAACATCTGTGAGCAATGTCTCTCCcctaaatttaaaattttatcctCCTTCCATTTCAATCCTCTTCAAAATATTCTCAATGTGAAATCCAGtttcaacagcaaaactccTGCCAGCATTACTGGAACCAGAATACCACCCCAATGTTTCCTCCTCATTCAgagaatgcatttgttttgctgaCTATGTTCATCTGCACAGTACTTACCTCCCAGCCTATATAACTTGTCCACTCCTGGATAGCTGGAGGCAGTGCTGCTTGAGCTTTTTTGAGAGCTTCAGCACCTTGTGTGCCACTGCCCAGCAGCCCCTGATCATATGCCACATATacagcagctccagccaggCTTCCTTTGATGACAAACCTGAAAGAATCAAAAGCAGCAACAGTTCAGTTCACTTTATGACTATCAATGCATCTCTCTTGGTAGGTTGTGACCGTCAAAGGGAGGGTATCGATAAAGAAATCTGAGGGTCGCAAATACTCCACTGTAATGTCTTATTacagacaaaaagcagcagaaaaatatctagctaccttccttttcttcctagGCCAACTGTTCCCTGTCAGCCCCTTGAAACCATACCCGTTCACATTTTATCAGTGacagttttcaagaaaaaatgaggaagtATCAAACACCTCCAAGTATGTGCCACTTTTTAAAGTCTGAGAATCACTGGCATATACCTTTGAGAAAAGGAACTAAAGGATTTTGCAGTGGGTAAGACATCCATGTTAATGATGTGGTTCTTGCTGTCTTGTTAATAAGTAATCTGATTAGTTTGACAGACACCAATCTCTTGTTAAGCTCATTATCGTCCAGTTAACACCTGGCCATGCCTGTTCCTGCATTGCCTAAGCTTTTAAAGTTTCCCAGTAGACTTCATGGTGCGCAAACACTAGTTTTACAGCTGTAGTGGCAACCTGCAAAATGGAAGGCAGGAACAGAATATTTGacctttatttactttttcattataGATAAGAGATCTGGGGAGACTGACTTTTTCAAATTCACAGGGCAGAGAGTTgtttcccctttaaaaaaaccaaaaagctgtTGCAcacctaggaaaaaaaccccaaccaaccaatCAAAAACTTGCCAGATAGCAGTACTGCAGTAGTAGAACATGTTGAGATATAGCCCTTGAGAGAGGCAAGAGAGAATCAATATTTAAATCCATGGATTCACaaacattttggggaaaagggatttctctgttaaatatttactaCTCGCTCCCAAAAGCACCCTTCCACACCTTCTCCCTTCGAGTGGGCTGTTATGTCCAGAGCTGAAAATGTTCCCTCAGCAAACAAGCGTCCTTGGACAGCATTCCCCGGTTTTATTTTACGTATTGATGCTCGCCTCGAGAAAACCGCCAGACTGCTGCCAGGCATTCGGAGACACACAAAGAAGCTGCCGAATGGAGGCCAAGCCTGGCACGGGGGCAGGCGAGGTCAAGGGCGCAGCGCTGCAAGGCCAGGCGCCTGCGGGCCAGCAGGGCCGGCCGGGGCCCCGGAAACAGGCCCGGGAGAGCCGGGGGAGACCGTCCTCGCGGGGGCGCGGGGAGCCGCGGCGGCAGAGGGGGCGCGGGCCGGGCGGTGCATACGGGGGGAGGGCGAGCACTCGGGCCGAGCTCTCCGGGCAGGGGAGCGCGGGCGCAGGGACTCACTTGACGGCGGGGAAGAGCCTGGCGGCCATGACTGCAGCAAAGGCGGCGCGCTCGGCCGCGCGCCGCGGGGACCTTCGGGAGCCGGTCACGCGGCCAGGGGAGCGCGGCGGCTCCGGCTTGTCCCCGCCTCCTGCTCAGCGCGGGGCGGCGAGCGCGGGAGGGCGCGGCCGCCTCGCCGGTTGCCATGGCAGCCGGGCCGGCGCCAGGGAGGTCACGCGGCGGCTCAGGGGGGCGCCGCCGCGTCCCCGTCCCCCGCCGCGGTGCGTCGGGGCCGGCGGCGCGCGCGGGTAGGCGGGGCCTCGCGGGCGGGGGCCGTGGGGGCCCGGGCTAGCAGGGGAGGGGCGGGGCAGTCCCGCAGCCCGCGCGCAGCGCCTCCGCGTGCCTCTCGGTGGTGAGCCCCCCGTGAGGAGAGCTGCGCTCGGGTCCTGCGGGCACCTCTCCCCGCCTCTCGCGGCCACGTCCCTCTCGCCCGGTCCTGGCGCTGTGCCGGAACGTGCCGGCAGACGGTGCCTTGCTGCTCTTCGCATCTCGACGGAAGCTCGGCCGGGGCTTCAGCCCCGTTGCTCGCGACAAAGCTCCATCCTTTCAACTCCGTCTGCTGCTGCGTTTCTGTGTTGTGCAGCAAGAAGTGCCGGCTATCCTGAGGTACGGCTTTCTGTGGCGAATGTTATCAGCTGCAAGCATAATAATTCTTTAATGAATTAAACGTTC
This region of Gymnogyps californianus isolate 813 chromosome 24, ASM1813914v2, whole genome shotgun sequence genomic DNA includes:
- the MICOS13 gene encoding MICOS complex subunit MIC13; amino-acid sequence: MAARLFPAVKFVIKGSLAGAAVYVAYDQGLLGSGTQGAEALKKAQAALPPAIQEWTSYIGWELPPTPKFDFSPSDSWNKGVQTVMSALSVAPTRACEYTVEGWKYVKDHVK